The window GTGTGCAGGCGGGCCATCCGCACGGCGTGCTCGACGGCGTCGGCGCCGCCGTTGGTGAAGAACACCCGGTTCAGGTCACCCGGGGTCCGCTCGGCGATCAGGCGGGCGGCCTCCGAGCGCGCGGCGTTGGCGTGCTGCGGCGCGATGGTGCACAGTTTGGCGGCCTGTTCGGCGATGGCCGCGACGACCTTCGGATGCTGATGACCGATGTTGGTGAACACCAGCTGGCCGGAGAAGTCCAACAGCTTGTTGCCGTCGCCGTCCCAGATGTAGGACCCTTCCGAGGCGACGATCGTCATCGGCTTGATCTGCGCCTGCGCCGACCAGGAGTGGAAGACGTGCTGGCGGTCGAGTTCGTAGGTCCGGGCGGCTTCGGCGCGGGCGGTCTCGACGTCCTGGCCGTTGGGCAGCAGGTCGGACGTGGTTGCAGTCATGGGGTGCGTGCCTCTTTCAAGCTCAGTTGTTGTGGGAAGCCGAGATTGCTGCCGCCGCGGCTGGGTCGAGCCACCGGCTGGTGACCACCTTGCCACGAGCGAAGAAGTGCACGCCCTCGGTTTCGTGGGCGTGGGTGTCGCCGAACAGCGACGCCTTCCACCCGCCGAAACTGTAGTCGGCCGCGGGCACCGGGAGCGGGGTGCGCCTGGCGATCGAGGTGTCAAATGCGGCCGACGCTTCGCGAGATTCTGGACCTTCCGGCACTGCGCGCCGGGCGGCCGGAAGTTGCGATTTGGCCGGCCCGGCCGCCCGCGACGATTACCTTCCGGGGCTGGCCGACTCGGCCCAGCGGATCGTCGCCGACCAGTTCGCGGAGATCGCGCCAACGGCCAGCGCGTGCACGAGGCTGGTCGGCAAGCCGTTCGCGCCCGGCGCAACCGACGTGCCGTTCGAAACCGCAACTGTTCGGCGAACATTCGGAAGCGCTTGGGACACCGTCGTGTCACGGTTCGGACAAAACTCCTGAGCAACCCCGTCGCCGGGTAGCAGCGGCCTGTGTGTTTGCTATAGAAGTGACAGTAGTGACTCTTGTGACTGAGACCGGGTTTGCTCCCGGCACTTGCACGGGGACGTAGTGGGCCGATGGCGCAACGACCGGAGAGCCCGGAGAGGCGAGTTGAGATGAAGAAGTTCTACGCCTTCGCGATCAGCCTGGCGATGCTGCTGGCGATCCCTACCCTGGTGTCGGGTCAGGCGAGCGCCGCGCCGGTCAGCCGCGATCAGTACGTCAAGATCGTGATCGACCGTGGGCTTGCTCAGCGCGGGGTGCCCTACTCGTGGGCCGGCGGTGACATCAACGGTCCCACGCTGGGCAAGGGCCCCGGTGCGACGACGGTCGGATTCGACTCCTCAGGCCTGATCCAGTACATCTACGCCGGGGTGGGGGCGAAGCTGCCGCGGTCCTCAGGCGACATGTACAAGGTCGGTCAGCGCGTCACAGCCGACCAGGCGCTGCCCGGTGACCTGATCTTCTACGGGCCGGACGGCACCCAGAGCGTCACCATGTTCCTCGGTAACGGGCAGATGCTCGAGGTCACCGACACCGTCGTCGCCGTTTCGCCGGTGCGCACCAAGGACATGGCCCCCTACCTGGTCCGCGTCATCGCCTGATCAGCAACGGTGATCTCGCGGTCGTCGCGAAAGCCGGCGCGGCGGACCGAAGAGCGGTTTTCCGCGGCCGCTCAGGCGGATGGCCGGGGCAACAAGGCGGCTTTTCGACGCTGGGCGCCCGACCATTGTGGTGCGTGTGCGCTGACCTACGCGCAGTCGGTGCAGATCAGTTGTGCGGGGTCGGCGAGCCGGCTGCGGTGATGCACCAGGAAACAGCTGGTGCAGGTGAATTCGTCAGCCTGCTTGGGGATGACCCGGACCGTCAGTTCCTCGTCGGATAAGTCGGCACCCGGCAGTTCGAACGAATCCGCCGCCTCCGCCTCGTCGACGTCGATCACCGCGGTGGTGGGGTCGTTGCGCCGGCCCGCCAAGTCCTCGAGCGACTCCTCCTCAGGCTCGGCTTGGGTACGGCGGGGGGCGTCGTAATCAACCGTCATGTCCGTGCCTTTCCAGTCCTATTGGTCTCGACCGACGCGTAAACGCGGCCGAATGCGGGTTTGTTCCCAAACCGCGCCCCGCCTAAACACCACGGCAGTGGGAGGCTAGTGCATCCAGCCCTCGGCAGCCTGTTCATCGAAGATTCGGTCGATCCTGTCGAAACGGCGCCGGATCGATCCGCGCGACTTGGCGTGCGGCAACATGTAGAGGCGATTGGCCAGTACAGCGTCCGCGGTCAGCCGGAGCCGAGGCGCTCGTGTCGCGGCGAAGGTCTATGTTTGTCGAGCCCTTGGCTGAGGTCAGCGGGTCCTTCCGGGGGTACGGGGAGCGGCATGTGCGCACAGTTCAGTCGGGAACAGGAGGGGGCCGTCTACCCCGCCTGCGTCGGGCGAAGACCGGGGGTATCGAGGTGTGGCGAGTGTTCTGCTTGATGGTCAACGAGCGGGGCCGTAATCTGCGTGCCGGACGAGCCGATCAGCGGAGCGAACAGTGGTTTAACGGGCACGGCCTGCACCGGCTTCGTGGCGGCACCATCCGCTACCCGAAGGCTGCGTGACCATGTCAAGAAGATCATCGGTAAGCCGTGTGCGGGAGTACCGCACGCACGGATTGAAAGGGGGATGGGGAAACAGACCCGCACTGCGGGCACTGCGCCCCTGACTACCAATGGCTCGGGGCCACGACGACGTACCGGACGGCCTGCTCCGCATCGAGGACTGCCTGGATTCCGACGGCGGCGTGGTCCTGCCCGCGGGCGTGACGCTGATCTCGCTGATCGAGCGCAATGTCGCCAATGTCGGTGACTCCGTTGCCTATCGATACCTCGACTACAGCCGTTGCGCCGAGGGACAGGTCGCCGAGCTGACCTGGATGCAGTTGGGCCGCCGGCTGCTGGCGGTCGGCGCGCACATCCAGAAGGCCGCGTCCTGGGGCGATCGGGTGGCCATCCTCGCGCCGCAGGGACTGGAGTACATCACGGGCTTCTTCGCCGCGATCAAGGCGGGCACCATCGCGGTGCCGCTGTTCGCCCCGGAACTGC is drawn from Candidatus Mycolicibacterium alkanivorans and contains these coding sequences:
- a CDS encoding DUF4193 domain-containing protein, with protein sequence MTVDYDAPRRTQAEPEEESLEDLAGRRNDPTTAVIDVDEAEAADSFELPGADLSDEELTVRVIPKQADEFTCTSCFLVHHRSRLADPAQLICTDCA